Genomic DNA from Desulfovibrio sp. JC022:
GAAACGCGCACCCTTGGCGGAAACCCCGTTCAGATTGGCCCGGACCAGCTGCGAATTATCGATCAGCCCGTTCTCAAAATCCGCACCCCGGAAATCAGAGCCCGTAAAATCTGATTCACGCAGGGCCGCGCCGCGCAGGGTCGCGTTGCGGAAATCCGAATCCTTGAATTGAGAATTACGTCCGGTGCGCAGTTTATCAAGGTTAGCGTCAGTGAAGTCGGTTTTGTGGGCCTCAACATCATTGAACAACGACTCGTTAACCGAGGCTTCACTAAAATTTGCATGATTGAGTGAAGAAGATTTGAAGATGGATTTTTTGATGGTCGATTGGCTGAAATCGGACCGATCCGCCCTACCGCTGATCATGCACATATTGATGCGCACACCCTTGAGATCAGCTTCGGTAAAATCAGTTTTCTCAAGGATAGCCATGTCGAAATTGGCATCATGCAGCACGGCTTTGGAAAAATCCGCACCCTTGAAAATCGCCTGCGCGGCAATGGTCCCGCTGAGATCGCTCTCTTTAAACAGGGCTTTACTAAATACCCCGCGTCCAAGATCCACCCCTTTGAGGGAAGCTTTGCTGAAATCGGCCCCAACCCCCAAAGCTTGAATCAGCTTTGAGCCATCGAGAATCGTGCCTTTAAAATTAGTTTTTTGGAGCTGGCATTTACTCAAATCGACATTGCTGAGATCAAGACCGGAAAGATCCACCCCGGAAAGCACTGCTCCCACAAGGGATTTACCCTGCTCGTGGTAACGCTGGACTTCCTCACGGGTCAGCACACGCAGGGAGTCGGCACTCAAACCATGTTCCGCCAGTTTGGCAGCGGCATCATCAGGTAATTCTTTTGCTTCAAGTTTTTTAAGTCCTTCAGCAAGTTCGATCTTTTTGGCCTCAAACTTTTTGAGCAGGTCCGCCTTGTGGGCATCAAGCTTTGCACCTGCTTTTTCCGCATTAGCTGCTTCGCTTTCCATTTTTGCGGCAACTTCAGGGCTAAGCAGGTTGCGTTGTTTCAAATCAGCGGCCCGGCTTCTGATCTTGGCGGCAATATCTTTACCCAGCTCTGCGGGGGACTGCTTCGGCTTTGCGCCCCCCAGAACAACCTTTGATGGATCAGTCCCGTACTTGGCATATTTGACGGCCTTCTCACGCATCTTGATAAGCAGGGTCTCCTGCTCTGCCTTGAGCGGCGCGAATTTAGCTTCCATACTCTTTTTGACCTCAGCATGGATGCCCTTTGCCAAACCTTTCACATCCGGGAACGGGGGCATAAAACCTTTCAAAAAATTTTCATCCGGGGGGCTGCCTTTTTCGGGCATGGACATGGAGATTGAATGCTCCGCCCCATATTCTTCAGGTAGATGATCCAACACCCATTGCCGGATATCGCTGCCCTTTTTGCTTGATTCAAAAACAGTACGTCCATGCTCAAGCTCCAGCGGCTGAGCAGTCTTAAGTGCTGACTTCCAATCGGCCCACCCTGCTTTAAGATCTCTGTCATCACTCCACTTTTCAGGGCGGACAATCAAAACAGCGAGAGCTTTTTTCAATTCCTTAGCCGCATCCTTGCCCGGCTTGTCTTTGGGGGATCCAAGGGTCAGGATGGAGCAAAAATCTCCCACTTTCTGTTCCATAAACATGGCTTGCAACTCGTCAGCCACGCAGACGACCGGAGCCGCAGCAGCCGCAACCATGCTCGGAAGATCAATGAGTGTCGCGCTGGGCAGGAAGAGTGCATCTTCATTTGAACCGGGAACAAGCAGTTCTTTGCCTTCTGCAAATCTACCCGGATTACTCTTGATATGATTAAGCACCGGGCCGTCAAACCGGGGCAACACCAGCCCTGCGGGAACGCTAAAGTCATCATCGCCGTCCAGCCCCCAGTCTGCCGGGGTTTCGGTCAGGCCCTCATCATTCACGCCCAGCCACATACGCTTGATGGTTTTACGATCAAGGCCGAGGTCTGTGAGTTTTTTCATACTCTCGCGGTCATTTTCAAGTGCCCTGCGCCAGCGCACAACCAGCGGGAAGCCCCGATCATGCCACGGATTAACCTTTTTATGGAAAGGAAATTCAGCAGAGATCGGCTCATCAGGGTCAAGCCCGTTTTGCTTGAGATATTCCGGCTTAATCCCTTTCAGCTTAGCAGAAGACTCCTTGACCGCAGCTTTGCGGCTTGCCTCAAGCTGTTTCTTGGTAGCGGAGAACTTTGCTCCGGTAGCACTCAATTTCTTTTCAAGATCTGCAATCTTACCTCGAAATTTATCGAATACTCCGAGGTTAATTTCCACCAGATGCCCGTGCTCGGCATGGGCCTTACGGGCCATGGATTCCAGACTGTCCAGGGTTTTGTAATGACCGGCAATCATCTTCTGCGCCCCGGCCACTACCTCTTCCGGGTCCTGCATGGGCATGGCAGGACGGTTGCCAAGGGCTTTCTGGCGTATTTCATCAGCGAATTTAGGAATATTCTTGACTTTTACGAGAGTCTTCTTGGCCTTTTGCATGGCCTCTTCAGCCTTGGACATATCAATGTCCACCCCGCGATCAAGAAGCTTGATCTGCAAGTCCCGGTAATGCTCAAGGGGCTTTGGCTCAGTGGATTGCTCTTCATGGCGGATCATAACCCGCAGCACATCCGCGCCTTCATCGTCCACAACTTCGGTGGTTCCGCGATAGATGAGGAGCCCGCGCATGATCGAAGGAAAAAACCATACTGTTTCCAAACGGGTGGAAACTTCGCGGAACTCCTCATCTTCGCTTATCTGGTGGGATGGCAGTGGCCCCACCGGAAACTTGTGCGGCTTAAAATTCTTATTCACGGTCACAAAACAGCGCATGCGCAAACTGGGCAGCGCGCTTTCAATGAGCGGGAAATCCGGGTGCATATTCTTAATTTCAACAGGCTCACCGCCCTTGAAATAACCGTCCATGAACTGATCTGCACTGGCTGCATTGAAAAATTCGTAATTCATGTCATCAGGGAAAAATGGCCAGCGTTCATTCTTCCATTTTTCATCATAGGTGCCGTTTTTCTGAGCCCGCTGAGGCCACATGAGATCAAGCGGGCCAAAACCTGCCGGGTCAGGTTTCTGGGAAGGCGAACCTATCTGCTGTTGCGGCAGCTCGATATTCGGCAGGGGAACAGCCTCGGAACCATCATGCATGAGAACCTTGCCCATGCCTTTACCCAATGGGTTTTTAGGATAATCCGGCCCACCGAAACCATTAGCCCAGACCAAGGGCATTTCCACAAATGGTTCAGGTTCGCTGAACAAACCTTTTTTCCAGTAACGGTCCCCGAAGATATTGAGCTTTTTTTCCTTGTCCCCTATCCGCACCTGCACCTGCGAGGCCGGACGGGACTGCCCGCGCGGAGCAAAACACGATCCACTGACCAAAAACTCACCACGCGGCTTGGGCACACCCTGATCAATAATAGGTTTAGGTCCGAGCTGCGTGGGTACGGTTTTCCAGAGTTCCTGTTCATCGAGCAGGCTGTCGGGATCATTAAGGTCAAAAAAAGCCATAACCCCGACACTGAGGTAATATTTATCCCGAATGCCCAGCGGGCGAGGAAAAAAGGAATGCTGCTTTTCCTTGAATATCTTCATGACACTCCGATGCTAGAGATTAACGGTTAAATATTACTGATCAGACCGGCAATGTTGTTCATTTCCCCTGAAATGCTGCTGGCTTCAGCCGATACGGTGGACAAAGATCCCACCAGCCCGGTCCTGTTGCCAGCAGTATCTATGACATCACCATTTACATCATTTCGCTCAGCCGCAAGCTTGGTCACCTCACCGCAAACCTTGGAAACACTTCCCGCCACCTCGGTCATCTGCCCGCCGAGATTTTCCACTTCCCCGGCAAGTTTGGAAGCTTCCCCGGCAAGCTGCTGGGTAGCACCCTTAAGGTCGGAATGATCCGCCACAAGATTGCTGTGGTCCGCACGCAGAGAAGTCAGTTCACCATTCATATCCGCGCAAGTGGCGTTAAGATTGGTCATGTCGATTGACATACGTTTATGGTCGGCCATCAGCTCTTCGCGCTCGGTCTCAAGCTTACGGGCAGTACCCAAGACCAGAACATTTTTTGTAAGCGTACACTCAATAAGCCCGGCAAGCTTGAAGGTTGATTCCAATCCGGCAATGACATCTTCCTTTAAGGCCACAAACATCTTTGTGTCGTTACCTACATTGACCAACTCTGACGAGCCGAGCACAAATTTGAACTCGTTCCCCATAAGTGTTTCAGCGGAGGACCCGGCGAAAACCTCCATATGCGCCTTGGTATGCAGTTTCCAGCCGTCCTGAGCTTCTCCGCCTTCATTTTCACGCTCCCAGCCGCTTTCATCTGCCGCAGCGGGCGGATCATTGGGCGTACCCATCCGAATCCAGGTATCGGACTTGGGAGAATGCATCAGTATACGCTGTCCTCCTTCCTTGTCTTCCATATGGATACGGTTCTGCCCTCCGGTGGTAATCTGACACATGGTCTGATTGGAATCCTTGACCAGACTTGGATTCTCAGGGTTGGGGGCCGCAGCCTGAATGAGAGGCCTGTCCGGGTCCCCGTCAATATAAGTGATCAGCACTTCGGTCCCCTTGTGCAAAGGAAAATGCATGCCATGGTTGGAACCACCATAAGGCTGGGCCATGCGCAACCATGTGGTGGCCTTGCCGCCACTGCGCCCGGACTCATCAAAAGGCATAATCACTTTGTAACGACCATCACCGTCAAGCTCGGCATACTGTCCGCTGCCGGAGGCATCGATCTTGGCATTGAGAGTCCCGGAGAACTTCGGCTTCACAGCCTTGCGCTCGGCCCGGAACTGGGTGTTGGCAGGAATACAGGTAAATGAATTGCGGTAGTAGAGCCGATCCTCATCTTCAGCCAGATTGAGACCCAGACCGGAAACAAGATAGGCCTCCTGACTGCCCTCATGAACAACTTCCGTGGTCAGATAACGCTGGTTGAAATCCTGACGGTAATGATCCTTCAGCTCAAAAATGTACCCGGTGCGAATGTAAGGAACTGTGGACACACCATGAAAGACCTTTTCCCGGCAGAGAAATTCCTGCGCCCTGATCTGGGCCAGCGTGTTTCCTTCCCCCGGAGTCTTGAAGTGTTCGCCGTAAAGATAGATTTCCCCCATGCCCTGCTGCGAGACCATGGCCTCTGCCTTCATTTCAAGGCTGGGCTTGCGGTAATTGTAATCTTTGAGCAGCACTTTTTTGGGCAAAGGCTGCTGCTTGAGCATGAAATTCTTGACGATCTCTTCGCGATGGGTGTGGTCAAGATTGCTGGGCGGGGAATAGGTCAAACTGGTCCCTTCTTTCATGGGAGAATGGGAAATGTGGGTGTCGGTGATGACCATCTTTTCACCCTGATCGGTCTGCTCAAAATAGTAATACATGCCGTCCCGTTCCATCCAGCGGGAAACAAAATTGAAATGGGATTCATCGTACTGGCAGATATATTCCCAAGAGGGATAAGAACCTTGCAGCTTGAAATCAAAGCTGAGACCTTCTTTAAGTCCAGCTTTCTTGAGTACGTCGCCGAGGAAGCCCTGCGCATTCTCATTGAGAAAAATCTGGTTGCAATGAGTCAGGGTGGCCCACCAGAGTTTGGGCACCAGCTCAGCCCGGTAGAAACACATCTTCCCCACCTGATGCATTTGCTCAAAGGAGCTGAGCATGCCCTTGAACGGGATATCCCCGTCATCGCGTTTGATGGTGAATTCCGCCGGATTCTGGAGAATTGAACCTATATCAAGATCATTTTTATCCGAAATCAACATAATGCTGAAACGGTAAATGCTCGAAAGCCCCTCAGCCCCCTTAAAGCGGACTACGCTGAAGGTATTCTTATCTGCACCCTTGGACTCAAAAACAAATTTGGGCTTGGAGTTATCTGCCATAAAACTACCCTCTCATGCTCTTTATTCAGCGGAAAATTCCATGCTAAAGGAACCGTCCCCGTCCACACCCAGATGCACTGCCGCAGGCATACCGCCCTCGGCCATATGCAGCAGGATTTCCTTTGACATCTTCGGCAGCACATTGCCGTTCAAAATGTATTCAATGTTGCGGGCCCCGGTTTCCACTTCGGTACAACGGGCCGCAATCTGCTCCACCACATCCTCGTCATAACTCAGCTTCATCTTGTTGTTGGCAAGAAGCATTTTTTCCAACTTGCCCAGCTTGAGTTTAGTGATCAGCTTCATGGCTTCGGGGTTGAGACTGAAGAACGGCACCACATTCATGCGGGCCAGCAGGGCGGGTTTGAAATGCTGGGAAAGAATGGGCCGCACTGCGGAAAGCACCGCATCCATGGGCATCTCGTCCTCACCTTCAGCGGTCATTTCCTGAATAACGTCCGTGCCAAGATTGGAAGTCAGGATGAGAATGGTATTCTTGAAGTTGATATCCTTGCCCTCGCCGTCGGTGAGCACGCCTTTGTCAAAGACCTGATAAAAGGTGTTCATGACATCCAGATGGGCCTTCTCCACCTCATCCAAAAGAACCACGGAATAAGGCTGACGGCGCACGGCCTCAGTAAGCATGCCGCCCTCGCCGTAACCCACATAGCCCGGAGGGGAACCGATCAGCCGGGAAACAGTGTGCTTCTCCTGAAATTCACTCATATTCACAGTGACTACGGAACGCTCATCCCCAAAAAGCAGATCAGCCAGCGAAAGTCCGGTCTCGGTTTTACCCACACCGGAAGGACCGACCAGCAGGAAAACACCAATGGGCTGGTCCGGGTTCTTGATCCCGGCCTTGGAAGCGCGGATGACCTCGGCAATTGCCTCAAGCCCCTGATCCTGTCCTTTGATGCGCACATTGAGTTTTTCATCAAGGTCGGCAACAGTAGCCGCCTCGTCACGGGCCATCTTGCCCACCGGGATTCCGGTCCAATCGGAAACAACGCGGCCCACCAGATCAGGGGTAACCTCAATCTGGACCATGGGATCATCGCCCTGAAGTTCGGCTAAAGCTGCATCGGCCTTGTCTAATTTTTCTTTAAGCTTGGTGAGTGTATCTCCGCCTCCAACAACATTGTCTTCGATGGCCTCGCCTTCGCCTGTTTCTACAGCAACAGGATCACCATTACGTGCTTCCTGAATCCGGGCCCGAACATCCAGCACTGCGTGTGCGGCGTCCTTTTCCTTGAGCCACTTTTCGCTGATTTCTGCGGCCTCAGCATTCTTGTCTTCAATCTGTTCTAAAAGCTCTTTGTAGTGATCTTCATCCACTTCCACTGCGTTACTGCGATCCCGGTCCACGGCCTTCTTTTCCCTCTCAAGGGCCTGTACAATACGCTGGCAATCTTCCAGCCGTCCGGGCTTTGCCGAGAGATTGACCTTGACCCGAGCGCAGGTGGTATCCAGCAGATCAATGGCTTTATCCGGCAGGAAACGTCCGGCAATATAACGGTCGGAATAGACTGCCGCCGCCACGTTGGCATCATCACGAATGATCACGTTATGTGCTTTTTCGTAGCTTTCACGCAGCCCGCGCAAAATGATAGTCGAGGTATCCACCGAAGGTTCATCCAACTTGACCAACTGAAAACGGCGGGCAAGAGCCGGGTCCTTTTCAAAATATTTCTTATACTCGGTCCATGTGGTGGCAGCGCAGGTCTTCAGCTCCCCGCGGGCCAGTGCAGGCTTGAGCAGATTGGCGGCGTCCGCGCCCCCGGCGGAACCTCCGGCTCCCACAAGGGTGTGCGCTTCATCAATGAACAAAATGATCGGTGTTTCGCTGGATTTAATCTCATCAATGACGCCCTTGAGACGATTCTCGAACTCTCCCTTCATCCCGGCTCCGGCTTCAAGCAAGCCCATGTCCAGACCGAGCAAAGTTACATCACTCAGGACTTCCGGCACGTCACCTTCGGTGATACGCAGGGCCATTCCCTCAATTACCGCAGTCTTACCCACGCCGGGTTCACCCACCAGAATAGGATTGTTCTTACGACGGCGGGCAAGGATATCCACCATCTGGCGCATTTCCGGGTCACGTCCGAAAACCGGATCAATGCCGCCCTCACGGGCCTTGGCAGTGAAGTCGATGCAGAACCGCTCAATGAATCCACCCTCACCTTTAGCCGGTCCGGTTGCACCAGTTCCCGGTGCGGCTGCCGGCATTTTATATTCCACCGACGCTTTGGTCACGGTCCAGAATTCCTTAAGCAGGATTTCACGGTTGATGGCTGAAAATAGATCACCATAATTGCCGGAAGCATAAAAATTCGGTTTGCCCAAAAAGGCCAGCAGCACGGCCCCGGAACGGATGCGGGTTTCGCCCAGCTCCACCGATGAAATCAGCCATGCATCCTCAAAAAGCTCCAGCAGCATGGGTGAGAACACGGGTTTGCCGGAATTCCCGGTCTTGAAATCCTGCAACACATCACTAAGCGCGGCTGTAACCCGCGGGGATTCCACCCCGTATTGACGGAAGATAAGCGGTAGGTCGCTGTTCACTTCCTCAATACATTTGAGGAAAAAATGCTCCACCGAAACTTCGTAATTGCTTAGCGAAACACTAAGGCCCGCAGCGTTGTGCAGTGCGTTAGTGCAAAAGGTGTCCAACTTTGAAAGCAAATTTCTTATATCGACATTGATCATGCTTCATACCTCTCTTGGATGTGTCCGCCCTTATTGGGGAAAGACGCTTTTGCATGTTCCAGATGATCCCCGGCAAAAACCCAGGTATCACAACCAAGGCCGGACCATTCCTCACCACCGAGCACTGCGGTATTGGCCTCACCGGGCTTCATTTCAAGAACCAGATCATACATAAACGGTTCCACCAGATAGCCACGCACCAGATTATCCAGTTTCTTGCCGTTGCCGTCTCCGGGCAGCAGCTGGTGAAAACGTCCTGAATCAAGATTATGCAAATGCACTGCAAACTTGCTGTTGCGGTCTTCCAGCTCTTCCCCGATCCATGACCGCTCGCCCAGCGCATTGGAATTTTCCCCGAGACAAAAACGCTGATCTTCGGGAATTTTGACCTTGCGCAACACGCATTGCTCCACATGGATATTGTCATGTTGCAGAGAATCTTTAAGCAGAGTTTCAAGACCCAGTGCACTGCGCGGGTACTGGGTCAAAAGACCGATATGGCGATAACGGCGGCATTCCGGGGGAACATGGGAAAAAGCCTTGTAATGACCGTAGCCGAGCAGGCTGTCCAGCCGTTCCAGCCATGAATGGTCCTGCTCATCCACTGCTTTGATCATGAGCCGGGAACGGCTCCAGGCCCGGAAGAATTGCACATATGCGTTATTATTCAGAATATTCAAAAAATCGCGGGTAACTGACTTGTCATCGGAAGCCTCGGACAGCAATTCCTCAGTATAAAAAACAGGAAGCGGTGAAGATGCCCCGTAAAGCCCCAGAAAAGTGGCTTCAAGATGGTAGAGGTCGCCGTTGTCCCCTTCTTTCTGTTCAATGTCGGTTAGATCGGTAGCCGGAAAACCAAGGGAGAGCTGCGGACGCACCCGCAGGTGATCACGGAAAAATTCTTCAAGCTCCTTGCCCGTGCAGGTATGCGAATGCAGCCGCAACAGCCGGATGGCTTGAAAAAAGGAATACCCGGTCGGTTTATCGAACAGGTTCCCGGTTACAGAAGCGGACGGTTTCCGATCATCGCAGCCCACTTGTACAGCTCCTTGTTTAAGGTGTCCTCAACGGTCAGCCGGGTAAAACAATTCACCGAGGCATAGCCCGAAAAAAAACGGTTCATCACTGAACTGAACAGATAAAGATCGCCGCTGTTGGCAAAGCCGTCACAGCTGAGCGACATCTTAATTTCCCGCCCGCGCATGACCAGCCCACGCACCAGACGGTCCCCCTCGCTTACATCCATGCCGGAAATGGCTTCCACCCTTTTGGTATTGGCCACCACCGAACCCCGGTCACGGGTATCGGTAAAAATGTAAAGCTTGACCATGGCCCGCAAACTCTCCACATCAGCCACGGAAAGATAATTTAGATAAAGGTGCGAGAGCAGCCGCCAGAGCAGGTTGCGGCCCAGCGGGGGCTGTACCGGGGAAGTGGGCTGGCGGATATTTTCAAACGAGGCCAGCTCCGGGGAAGTTCCGGTCGGTTTGCTGATATCCCCGTAACGCAGTTTTTCCGGCAGGGTTCCGTTGGTGCAGGTCAAAGCCATGGAAAGGGTTTCATTCGCAGGCTCATCCCCCTGCGCCGGATAGGCCACGGAAACAAAAATATCGGTTTTGTCCCGGACAGGAGAGCGGCGATGATGTACCGTATACACTGGCATTTCCCCGGCCTGCGGATTAAACATATGGAATGGCTTATACGGTTTTTCTTCCACCGTACCCTGCACGTAACCCACCACTGAATCCACAGAATAAACCTGATAATCGCCCCCGGAATCACCGGACGGACGTATCTGATATTCCGGCCTCTTATGATCCAGAATCACCGGCTCGGCATCACGTTTGAATAAATTGATCGCCGGAGTAGCGAACAAACAGAGATCTTCCTTGGTAAAGCGGTCAAAGGTCTGAGGAATTTTTTCCAGTTCCAGAACAATCTTGAACTTTGATCCTCCGCCCCGGTTGCGCCAGTTATTCAGCCCGGTAATTTCAAAAAAAAGGAATTTTTCCGGCAGGATGAAATATTCCTGCAAAATCCGGTAGCCCGGAAAGGATTGCGAGGGATAAGGCAGCAAAGCTTCTTCATCTTCAAACCCCACAGCCTTAAAATTGTTTTTCCCCAATATGCACAGGCTTCCATCCTCAGAACTTATCTGAATCTCCCGGATATAATTGAACAAAAATTTATAACGCATGGAAGCGTTAGCCGC
This window encodes:
- the tssF gene encoding type VI secretion system baseplate subunit TssF; protein product: MIEKYYQRELSHLRELAVEFSKTHPALAPMLTGPGADPDVERLLEGSAFLSGMINQKLDDEFPEIVHGLVQLIFPHYLRPIPSTTIIKFKPKPSLMESIRVPIGSQIASIPVSGVPCTFSTTYDVDLHPLSITGIDLVKGAGTSGTLTINLELTGIPLDKWENSSLRFHLTGDAANASMRYKFLFNYIREIQISSEDGSLCILGKNNFKAVGFEDEEALLPYPSQSFPGYRILQEYFILPEKFLFFEITGLNNWRNRGGGSKFKIVLELEKIPQTFDRFTKEDLCLFATPAINLFKRDAEPVILDHKRPEYQIRPSGDSGGDYQVYSVDSVVGYVQGTVEEKPYKPFHMFNPQAGEMPVYTVHHRRSPVRDKTDIFVSVAYPAQGDEPANETLSMALTCTNGTLPEKLRYGDISKPTGTSPELASFENIRQPTSPVQPPLGRNLLWRLLSHLYLNYLSVADVESLRAMVKLYIFTDTRDRGSVVANTKRVEAISGMDVSEGDRLVRGLVMRGREIKMSLSCDGFANSGDLYLFSSVMNRFFSGYASVNCFTRLTVEDTLNKELYKWAAMIGNRPLL
- the tssG gene encoding type VI secretion system baseplate subunit TssG, which gives rise to MGCDDRKPSASVTGNLFDKPTGYSFFQAIRLLRLHSHTCTGKELEEFFRDHLRVRPQLSLGFPATDLTDIEQKEGDNGDLYHLEATFLGLYGASSPLPVFYTEELLSEASDDKSVTRDFLNILNNNAYVQFFRAWSRSRLMIKAVDEQDHSWLERLDSLLGYGHYKAFSHVPPECRRYRHIGLLTQYPRSALGLETLLKDSLQHDNIHVEQCVLRKVKIPEDQRFCLGENSNALGERSWIGEELEDRNSKFAVHLHNLDSGRFHQLLPGDGNGKKLDNLVRGYLVEPFMYDLVLEMKPGEANTAVLGGEEWSGLGCDTWVFAGDHLEHAKASFPNKGGHIQERYEA
- the tssH gene encoding type VI secretion system ATPase TssH, whose protein sequence is MINVDIRNLLSKLDTFCTNALHNAAGLSVSLSNYEVSVEHFFLKCIEEVNSDLPLIFRQYGVESPRVTAALSDVLQDFKTGNSGKPVFSPMLLELFEDAWLISSVELGETRIRSGAVLLAFLGKPNFYASGNYGDLFSAINREILLKEFWTVTKASVEYKMPAAAPGTGATGPAKGEGGFIERFCIDFTAKAREGGIDPVFGRDPEMRQMVDILARRRKNNPILVGEPGVGKTAVIEGMALRITEGDVPEVLSDVTLLGLDMGLLEAGAGMKGEFENRLKGVIDEIKSSETPIILFIDEAHTLVGAGGSAGGADAANLLKPALARGELKTCAATTWTEYKKYFEKDPALARRFQLVKLDEPSVDTSTIILRGLRESYEKAHNVIIRDDANVAAAVYSDRYIAGRFLPDKAIDLLDTTCARVKVNLSAKPGRLEDCQRIVQALEREKKAVDRDRSNAVEVDEDHYKELLEQIEDKNAEAAEISEKWLKEKDAAHAVLDVRARIQEARNGDPVAVETGEGEAIEDNVVGGGDTLTKLKEKLDKADAALAELQGDDPMVQIEVTPDLVGRVVSDWTGIPVGKMARDEAATVADLDEKLNVRIKGQDQGLEAIAEVIRASKAGIKNPDQPIGVFLLVGPSGVGKTETGLSLADLLFGDERSVVTVNMSEFQEKHTVSRLIGSPPGYVGYGEGGMLTEAVRRQPYSVVLLDEVEKAHLDVMNTFYQVFDKGVLTDGEGKDINFKNTILILTSNLGTDVIQEMTAEGEDEMPMDAVLSAVRPILSQHFKPALLARMNVVPFFSLNPEAMKLITKLKLGKLEKMLLANNKMKLSYDEDVVEQIAARCTEVETGARNIEYILNGNVLPKMSKEILLHMAEGGMPAAVHLGVDGDGSFSMEFSAE
- a CDS encoding type VI secretion system Vgr family protein, translated to MADNSKPKFVFESKGADKNTFSVVRFKGAEGLSSIYRFSIMLISDKNDLDIGSILQNPAEFTIKRDDGDIPFKGMLSSFEQMHQVGKMCFYRAELVPKLWWATLTHCNQIFLNENAQGFLGDVLKKAGLKEGLSFDFKLQGSYPSWEYICQYDESHFNFVSRWMERDGMYYYFEQTDQGEKMVITDTHISHSPMKEGTSLTYSPPSNLDHTHREEIVKNFMLKQQPLPKKVLLKDYNYRKPSLEMKAEAMVSQQGMGEIYLYGEHFKTPGEGNTLAQIRAQEFLCREKVFHGVSTVPYIRTGYIFELKDHYRQDFNQRYLTTEVVHEGSQEAYLVSGLGLNLAEDEDRLYYRNSFTCIPANTQFRAERKAVKPKFSGTLNAKIDASGSGQYAELDGDGRYKVIMPFDESGRSGGKATTWLRMAQPYGGSNHGMHFPLHKGTEVLITYIDGDPDRPLIQAAAPNPENPSLVKDSNQTMCQITTGGQNRIHMEDKEGGQRILMHSPKSDTWIRMGTPNDPPAAADESGWERENEGGEAQDGWKLHTKAHMEVFAGSSAETLMGNEFKFVLGSSELVNVGNDTKMFVALKEDVIAGLESTFKLAGLIECTLTKNVLVLGTARKLETEREELMADHKRMSIDMTNLNATCADMNGELTSLRADHSNLVADHSDLKGATQQLAGEASKLAGEVENLGGQMTEVAGSVSKVCGEVTKLAAERNDVNGDVIDTAGNRTGLVGSLSTVSAEASSISGEMNNIAGLISNI
- a CDS encoding DUF2169 domain-containing protein, whose product is MKIFKEKQHSFFPRPLGIRDKYYLSVGVMAFFDLNDPDSLLDEQELWKTVPTQLGPKPIIDQGVPKPRGEFLVSGSCFAPRGQSRPASQVQVRIGDKEKKLNIFGDRYWKKGLFSEPEPFVEMPLVWANGFGGPDYPKNPLGKGMGKVLMHDGSEAVPLPNIELPQQQIGSPSQKPDPAGFGPLDLMWPQRAQKNGTYDEKWKNERWPFFPDDMNYEFFNAASADQFMDGYFKGGEPVEIKNMHPDFPLIESALPSLRMRCFVTVNKNFKPHKFPVGPLPSHQISEDEEFREVSTRLETVWFFPSIMRGLLIYRGTTEVVDDEGADVLRVMIRHEEQSTEPKPLEHYRDLQIKLLDRGVDIDMSKAEEAMQKAKKTLVKVKNIPKFADEIRQKALGNRPAMPMQDPEEVVAGAQKMIAGHYKTLDSLESMARKAHAEHGHLVEINLGVFDKFRGKIADLEKKLSATGAKFSATKKQLEASRKAAVKESSAKLKGIKPEYLKQNGLDPDEPISAEFPFHKKVNPWHDRGFPLVVRWRRALENDRESMKKLTDLGLDRKTIKRMWLGVNDEGLTETPADWGLDGDDDFSVPAGLVLPRFDGPVLNHIKSNPGRFAEGKELLVPGSNEDALFLPSATLIDLPSMVAAAAAPVVCVADELQAMFMEQKVGDFCSILTLGSPKDKPGKDAAKELKKALAVLIVRPEKWSDDRDLKAGWADWKSALKTAQPLELEHGRTVFESSKKGSDIRQWVLDHLPEEYGAEHSISMSMPEKGSPPDENFLKGFMPPFPDVKGLAKGIHAEVKKSMEAKFAPLKAEQETLLIKMREKAVKYAKYGTDPSKVVLGGAKPKQSPAELGKDIAAKIRSRAADLKQRNLLSPEVAAKMESEAANAEKAGAKLDAHKADLLKKFEAKKIELAEGLKKLEAKELPDDAAAKLAEHGLSADSLRVLTREEVQRYHEQGKSLVGAVLSGVDLSGLDLSNVDLSKCQLQKTNFKGTILDGSKLIQALGVGADFSKASLKGVDLGRGVFSKALFKESDLSGTIAAQAIFKGADFSKAVLHDANFDMAILEKTDFTEADLKGVRINMCMISGRADRSDFSQSTIKKSIFKSSSLNHANFSEASVNESLFNDVEAHKTDFTDANLDKLRTGRNSQFKDSDFRNATLRGAALRESDFTGSDFRGADFENGLIDNSQLVRANLNGVSAKGARFTKSNLEAASMRAANIHMGGMRKARLVDTDLRGSNLFAVDFYKSVLGDTRFEAANLKRSQLHGKLELLDDDS